Within the Enterobacter bugandensis genome, the region TCCACTTCCGCTGGTTCCGATCACGTTAATTTTCACCTCAGCCTCCCTGTATTTACGAAAATGAGACCGAATCATAACGTTTTCATTCTGTTAACGAAATGCTTCCTGGTATTACCGCGGCGGTGTTATTCTCCTGTCTGGCAGTCTATTTATTCCCTGAGAAACGTCTGCAGCTGGCCAGTCTGGTGCTGCTGTTTGATCAACCGCGCCTGCAGCAGGCGATTGCCGTTTTTGGCGGTTAGCCGTTCGGGTACTGTTCGTCGGTCACTTTTTCCAGCCACGTTACCGGGCTGCCGTTTACCGCTTCGGCGATGGCGATATGCGTCATCGCCGTTTGCGCACTTGCGCCGTGCCAGTGCTTCACGCCGGGTGGGATCCAGGCGATATCGCCCTGATTCAGGATTTCCGCCTCTTCGCCCCACGCCTGTAACCAGCCGCGCCCCTGCGTCACAATCAGCGTTTGTCCCAGGGGATGCGTATGCCAGGCCGTGCGCGCCCCCGGCTCAAAGGTCACGGTTGCCCCGCCGACGCTGGCAGGTTCGCTCGCCTGAAAGGGCGCGTCAATGCGAACAGCGCCGGTAAACCAGGCCTCCGGGCCCGTTGCTGAAGGTAATGAACCGCTGCGGATAATTTTCATCTTTTGCTCCTTGTTGACTGTTGCGTTAACAGTAGCGCAAAGCATTCTGGAGCATTAGGGTACATAATGAGATAGAACACATGACTGAAATTCATAAATAGAACCGCAATGCTAAAAGATAATTTCAACGACCTGCTCTCCTTTATGGTAGTGGCCCGCGAGCGCAGCTTTACGCGCGCAGCGGCGCAGCTGGGCGTCTCGCAATCGGCACTGAGTCATGCGATGCGCAAGCTTGAAGCGCGATTAGACGTTCGCCTGTTAACCCGCACAACCCGCAGCGTGGTTCCGACACCCGCGGGTGAGCAGCTCTTTTCGCGCCTCAGCCCGCATCTGCAGGAGATCGAACAGGAACTCACGGCGCTTTGCAGCACCCGCGACAAACCCGCAGGCGCTATCCGCATCGTCGCCGGCGAGCACGCGATGGACGCCGTGCTCTGGCCGGCACTGAAGGCTTTTATGCTGCAGTATCCTGAAATCAACGTCGAAGTGATGGTCGACAACGGCCTGACAGATATCGTCGATGGCCGCTTCGACGCGGGGGTACGCCTGGGTGAACAGGTGGCAAAAGATATGATTGCGGTGCGGATAGCGCCGGACATGCGCATGGCGGTCGTCGGCTCCCCGGATTACCTGGCTCGTTTTGGCGTGCCGCTCGTGCCGGAGCAGCTGGGTGAACACCGCTGTATCAATCTCCGCCTGCCCACCCGAGGGGCAGTGTATGACTGGGAGTTTGAGCGCGACGGGCGCGAGCTTCGGGTGCGGGTTGAAGGACAGCTTACACTGAGTAATCTGTCGCAGCGCATCGACGCGGCGGAGAGTGGCCTCGGATTAGCCTACGTGCCCGAGTCCTCGGTCCTGGACGCCCTTCAGTACGGACGGCTCGTCAGGGTCCTTGAGTCCTGGTGCCCCACGTTTGAAGGATATCACCTGTATTATCCAAGCCGTCGACAGCACACAACCGCGTTCAGGTTGCTTCTCGATGCCCTGCGGCAGTAAAAATTTATACCATCTGGTAATAATTAAGGGAATCTGATGATTAAATAAACAACGTCGCGATTGTTTTGACTAAAAACTCATCACGATTCAGCGCGTTGTAAACCTTGTCTGCTCTGACCACACGATTTCCTTCGACGTGCATCACTTTCGGCACGGTTATATTTTGCGTCGCTTATCAATTGCAGGTAGGATGCCTCGCCATGTTTCGCCTTATCCATACGCAGAATGACTGGGAAGGCGGCATGTGTTTGCGCAGAAGCAATCGTTTGTATTGCGCTCTGCCAGGCAGGACTATCACGATAATGGTTCAGACAGGCAAACAGGTAACTCAATGAAAACAAGCAATAAAAGCGCAGCCGATCATCACGCTGCGAAACGTCGCTGGTTGAACTCCCACGAAGAGGGCTACCACAAAGCGATGGGCAACCGTCAGGTTCAAATGATCGCCATCGGCGGCGCTATCGGAACGGGTCTATTTTTAGGTGCTGGCGCGCGTCTGCAGATGGCGGGCCCGGCTCTCGCCCTGGTCTATCTGGTGTGCGGGATCTTCTCTTTCTTCATTCTTCGCGCGCTGGGTGAACTGGTACTGCATCGCCCTTCCAGCGGAAGCTTCGTCTCTTACGCCCGAGAATTCCTCGGTGAAAAAGCCGCCTACGTGGCAGGCTGGATGTACTTCGTCAACTGGGCGATGACCGGTATCGTCGATATCACCGCCGTTGCGCTGTATATGCACTACTGGGGCGCGTTCGGTGATGTGCCGCAGTGGGTCTTTGCCCTTGGCGCGCTGGCGATCGTCGGCACCATGAACATGATCGGCGTGAAGTGGTTCGCCGAGATGGAGTTTTGGTTTGCGCTGGTCAAAGTGCTCGCTATTGTGATTTTCCTTGTGGTCGGTACCGTCTTCCTCGGCAGCGGCAAGCCGCTGGATGGCAATGCTACCGGCTTCCACCTGATAACCGATAACGGCGGTTTCTTCCCGCACGGTCTGCTGCCTGCGCTGGTTCTGGTGCAGGGCGTGGTCTTTGCCTTTGCCTCTATTGAGCTGGTCGGTACCGCTGCGGGCGAATGTAAAGACCCACAAACGATGGTGCCAAAAGCGATTAACAGCGTGATCTGGCGTATCGGTCTGTTCTACGTCGGCTCCGTGGTGCT harbors:
- a CDS encoding LysR family transcriptional regulator; protein product: MLKDNFNDLLSFMVVARERSFTRAAAQLGVSQSALSHAMRKLEARLDVRLLTRTTRSVVPTPAGEQLFSRLSPHLQEIEQELTALCSTRDKPAGAIRIVAGEHAMDAVLWPALKAFMLQYPEINVEVMVDNGLTDIVDGRFDAGVRLGEQVAKDMIAVRIAPDMRMAVVGSPDYLARFGVPLVPEQLGEHRCINLRLPTRGAVYDWEFERDGRELRVRVEGQLTLSNLSQRIDAAESGLGLAYVPESSVLDALQYGRLVRVLESWCPTFEGYHLYYPSRRQHTTAFRLLLDALRQ
- the ansP gene encoding L-asparagine permease, with product MKTSNKSAADHHAAKRRWLNSHEEGYHKAMGNRQVQMIAIGGAIGTGLFLGAGARLQMAGPALALVYLVCGIFSFFILRALGELVLHRPSSGSFVSYAREFLGEKAAYVAGWMYFVNWAMTGIVDITAVALYMHYWGAFGDVPQWVFALGALAIVGTMNMIGVKWFAEMEFWFALVKVLAIVIFLVVGTVFLGSGKPLDGNATGFHLITDNGGFFPHGLLPALVLVQGVVFAFASIELVGTAAGECKDPQTMVPKAINSVIWRIGLFYVGSVVLLVLLLPWNAYQAGQSPFVTFFSKLGVPYVGSIMNIVVLTAALSSLNSGLYSTGRILRSMSMGGSAPKFMSKMSKQHVPYAGILATLVVYVFGVFLNYLVPSQVFEIVLNVAALGIIASWAFIVVCQMRLRKAIKEGKAADISFKLPGAPVTSWLTLLFLFSVLVLMAFDYPNGTYTIATIPLLAVLLIAGWFGVRKRVHEIHSTAPVHPDDEKHDAPLVEETSR
- a CDS encoding (R)-mandelonitrile lyase, encoding MKIIRSGSLPSATGPEAWFTGAVRIDAPFQASEPASVGGATVTFEPGARTAWHTHPLGQTLIVTQGRGWLQAWGEEAEILNQGDIAWIPPGVKHWHGASAQTAMTHIAIAEAVNGSPVTWLEKVTDEQYPNG